AAAAGCTGAAAGCCTGTGGCAAGAAAAAGACCATGGTGTTGAGGACCATATCTACCTAGCGACTGGGTCGAAGACGGTAGGTGATTTTGCCCAAGTCTTAGGGCCTGAGCGCTTAGTTGTGCGCGTCCTTCCTGTCGCTTCCGTGGTCAAACACTGCGAAGCAGCTGGTCTATCAGCGGGACAAATTCACGCCATTAAGCCGCCTTATTCTAAGGCTTTAAATACTGAGCTCTATAAAAAGGTCAATGCCCAGATCATGATCACCAAGGAAAGTGGCCAGGCCGGCGGGATGGATGAGAAGGTTTCGGCTGCCTTAGACCGGGGCATGGATGTGATTGAAATTACCCGGCCTTATGTGGCTTATCCCAAAATAACTCATGCCATTGATGAGGTCCTTTCCCTAAGCCGTCAATTATTAAAAGAAGGTCAATCGTCAGCAGATGATGGCCACAGTAAGGAGAATCGTGATGACTAGCGGTAAAGTGTATTTAGTTGGCGCCGGCTTAGGTCGACTAGGCAACCTCAGCTTAGCGGCCTACGATTGCCTGAAAAA
This genomic stretch from Aerococcus mictus harbors:
- the cobK gene encoding precorrin-6A reductase encodes the protein MILLFGGTSDSIKIMETLLEGGCEVTLSVATNYGKIYSKKFKDRVIQSRMDQDEMETYLKGHAIDLVVDATHPFADLVSKNAIAAAQAVGIPYLRFERPLSKADPRIQQVTSLVEACQKAESLWQEKDHGVEDHIYLATGSKTVGDFAQVLGPERLVVRVLPVASVVKHCEAAGLSAGQIHAIKPPYSKALNTELYKKVNAQIMITKESGQAGGMDEKVSAALDRGMDVIEITRPYVAYPKITHAIDEVLSLSRQLLKEGQSSADDGHSKENRDD